Proteins from a single region of Arctopsyche grandis isolate Sample6627 chromosome 1, ASM5162203v2, whole genome shotgun sequence:
- the LOC143914560 gene encoding zinc finger MYM-type protein 1-like → MDIENNNESGLVVEINNNCNCLIENVLKRRFASLPFNEKEIIVKSPKPTPILNIQSKTKTFKRYFNTETYEKISWICGCAHLTKLFCWPCILFSQEVNVWSKFGFSDLNNLSKSRKRHECSQAHICSAAQFKKFGKGPRIENFLSAQFKANIEMHNKEVTANRYILSKLISAICFLAKQEQPLRGHFEHQESENRGNYIELLYLLSESDIKLKTHLDNSTVFTGLSNHIQNDLVSAISKVLLDEIKTEIRASKFVSIIVDESTDISRKAQLSTIFRYVDENNEIQERFVGFVDVSPNRTANALFQHIRETLEEFGCLDKLIAQTYDGAAVMSGEHNGVQRKIRDICPNSLFVHCYAHRLNLVLSQSVKHISGCKRFFSRMLSFSTFFCKSSRRISLLDCQIKKRFPTAAPTRWNYNSKILNMILEYQTELMEIFNQIINDEDEWDTDAVINAEVLHRYLKEFEFNFNLHLFSAIFNSADFLFEILQKKTFDISYCVSEIKKFVKYLDNKKDDFDSLWNKVITKNFNRKRKYAECEEDVKTTYKLHYSEILETLSVNTTNRFRDIENLKFLEFFNVKKFKEYENNFPDFLFKSLHLTYGKYFDFMKLKSELIYMYSTQDFHLKSINDVKELIVKDDLIDVLEQVFSLIQLICTIPSTSASAERSFSTMKRIKTFTRSSQSEERLSGLALIAIEKKIMSNLKNNKKFYDAVIDEFCKKERRIKLNFKK, encoded by the coding sequence atggatatcgaaaataacaatgagagtggacttgtcgtcgagatcaataataattgcaattgtttaattgaaaatgtgctgaaaagaagatttgcttctctcccatttaatgaaaaggagattattgttaagagccccaaacccacaccaatattaaatattcagtctaaaacaaaaacatttaaaaggtattttaacacagaaacatacgaaaaaatttcatggatttgtggatgtgctcacttaacgaaattattctgttggccatgtattttattttctcaagaagtgaatgtctggagtaaatttggattttctgacctaaacaatttaagtaaatcgcgcaagagacatgaatgttctcaagctcacatatgttctgctgctcaatttaaaaaatttggaaagggacctcgtatagaaaattttttaagtgctcaatttaaagcaaatattgaaatgcacaacaaagaagttactgcaaatagatacattttgtcgaaattaataagcgcgatctgttttttagcaaaacaagaacaacctttacgaggacattttgagcaccaggaatcggaaaatagagggaattatattgaattgctgtatctgttgagtgaatcagacataaaattgaaaactcatttagataactctacggtgtttactggactatcgaaccatatacaaaatgacttggtatccgcaatatcaaaagtcttgctagatgagattaaaactgaaatacgtgcatcaaaatttgtttccataattgtggacgaatctacagatatcagtcgcaaagctcagctatctactatttttagatatgtagatgaaaataatgaaattcaggagagatttgttggatttgtcgatgttagtcccaatagaacagctaatgctctttttcagcacatacgtgagaccttggaagaatttggttgtttggacaaattaattgcacaaacgtacgatggagcggctgtaatgtccggggagcataatggagtgcaacgaaaaattcgagatatttgtcctaattctttatttgtccattgttacgctcacagattgaatttagttttgtcgcaatctgttaaacatatatccggatgcaaacgttttttcagccgtatgttgtcattttcaacttttttttgtaagtcttcaagaagaatttcccttctcgattgtcaaataaaaaaacgatttcccactgctgcccctacacgatggaactacaatagcaaaattttaaatatgatattagaatatcaaacagaattaatggaaatatttaatcaaataattaatgacgaagacgaatgggatactgatgctgtcataaatgctgaagtccttcatcgttatttaaaagagtttgaattcaatttcaatttgcatttattttctgcaatatttaattcggcagattttttatttgaaattttacaaaaaaaaacctttgacatatcgtattgcgtaagtgaaattaaaaaatttgtaaaatatttagataacaaaaaagacgattttgattcattgtggaacaaagtaataactaaaaattttaatagaaaaagaaaatatgctgaatgtgaagaagatgtgaaaacaacgtataaacttcactattctgaaattttagaaactctttcagtaaatacaaccaatcgatttcgagatatcgaaaatttaaaatttctcgaattttttaacgtcaaaaaatttaaagaatatgaaaataattttccagatttcctatttaaatcactccacctaacttatggaaaatactttgattttatgaaattaaaaagcgaattaatttacatgtactcaacgcaagattttcatttgaaatctataaatgacgtaaaggaattaattgtgaaagatgatctaatagacgttttggaacaagtatttagtttaatacaattaatttgtacgataccttccacgagcgcatcggctgaacgatcattttcgactatgaaaagaattaaaacgttcaccagaagtagtcaaagtgaagaaagactctctggtcttgctttaattgcaatcgaaaagaaaataatgtcaaatttaaaaaacaataaaaaattctatgatgcggttatcgatgaattttgtaaaaaggaacgaagaataaaattaaattttaaaaaataa